Proteins from a single region of Pungitius pungitius chromosome 4, fPunPun2.1, whole genome shotgun sequence:
- the si:dkey-127k13.1 gene encoding PWWP domain-containing DNA repair factor 3B yields the protein MGKTQPTNTRMKGGSRRTIKRKSTEIVPSDAEDGDALPGGDGGAISRLAETFLPSTPRRGTRRTQESRLTSTPVHSSSADLPSGISESPTGAKQEALKSTVLFSQSQTSAVDSAGSQSRPRGRPRGGRASMPRQVRLRLSKEHAQTCNGPAAACRRGRKRNVNKEDLQKDTTTLPSKRSRPRFELEKLDVSSHDGSLLSSDLSIELSHHEEQPPSLSSQEDEGSEEDELPSFLMQVDKKPPSIAQGVFVWHKIRNHPFWPALVKSVNSKQKKASIMFIDEREIHKKKGFTVALKTLKPFDCEEANELQCKAKEKYDTAIDWALELITDYRIRIACGSFSGSFLEYFAHDMSYPVRRKYPKAASERLTIGSDAEMEARDDDHAEDRCSEQHEDVSRSSKRLLPDRTHAAHNRANEKLVHFIVKQRMVDQRLLAVISGQQQSRWLRSFLSASRRRVVNIYLEDDQQLDQVYWYLNELYATARTSAPLLAKMKSMERVPFVLDVLLPEAIIYAIAGVDNVTVKKAEEKYLKGRCISNRERQEFDLMIEQQMRKKSKRQRTSVALFSDPIS from the exons ATGGGGAAGACCCAGCCAACCAACACAAGGATGAAAG GTGGATCTCGGAGAACTATAAAACGAAAATCTACAGAGATCGTCCCCTCTGACGCGGAGGATGGGGACGCTCTGCCAGGCGGCGATGGTGGCGCCATCAGCCGGCTCGCCGAGACTTTCTTGCCGAGTACCCCGAGGAGAGGCACGAGGCGGACGCAGGAATCCCGCCTGACCTCCACACCCGTCCACAGCTCCTCCGCTGACCTCCCGTCTGGCATTTCAGAGTCCCCCACAGGAGCAAAGCAAGAAGCGCTAAAGTCCACAGTGCTCTTCAGTCAGTCACAG ACATCCGCGGTGGATTCAGCTGGCTCACAGTCAAGACCCCGAGGCCGCCCAAGGGGGGGTCGTGCTTCCATGCCGAGACAGGTCCGCCTCAGGCTGTCGAAGGAGCACGCACAAACCTGCAACGGCCCTGCAGCCGCGTGCCGACGAGGCAGGAAGCGCAATGTAAACAAGGAGGATTTACAAAAGGACACCACTACGCTGCCATCCAAACGCTCCAGACCTAGATTTGAGCTGGAGAAGCTTGACGTGTCGAGCCACG ACGGCTCATTGCTGTCTTCAGATCTATCAATAGAGCTGAGTCACCACGAGGAACAGCCGCCATCTTTGTCCTCCCAGGAAGACGAGGGAAGTGAGGAGGATGAGCTACCGAGTTTCTTGATGCAGGTGGACAAAA AGCCCCCGTCCATCGCGCAGGGCGTGTTTGTGTGGCACAAAATTAGAAATCATCCCTTCTGGCCGGCATTG GTGAAAAGTGTGAACAGTAAGCAGAAAAAAGCCAGCATCATGTTCATTGATGAACGAGAGATTCACAAAAAGAAAGG GTTTACTGTGGCTCTGAAAACCCTGAAGCCTTTTGACTGTGAGGAAGCCAATGAGCTTCAG TGTAAAGCCAAGGAAAAGTATGATACTGCAATTGATTGGGCCTTGGAGCTGATAACCGACTACAGAATACGGATAG cCTGTGGCTCATTTTCGGGCTCCTTCCTTGAGTACTTTGCTCATGACATGA GCTATCCAGTGAGGAGAAAGTACCCGAAGGCCGCCTCGGAGCGACTGACCATCGGCAGCGATGCAGAGATGGAGGCCAGGGATGACGACCACGCGGAGGACAGGTGTAGTGAACAGCACGAGGACGTCAGCAGGAGCTCGAAGAGGCTGCTGCCAGACCGCACGCACGCCGCCCACAACCGGGCCAATGAGAAGCTGGTACATTTCATCGTGAAGCAGCGCATGGTGGACCAACGCCTTCTG GCTGTGATCAGCGGGCAGCAGCAGTCCAGATGGCTTCGCTCTTTCCTGAGTGCCAGTCGGAGACGGGTGGTGAACATATACCTGGAAGATGACCAGCAGTTGGACCAGGTCTACTGGTACCTGAATGAGCTCTACGCAACCGCCAGGACCAGCGCCCCTTTGCTGGCAAAGATGAAATCCATGGAGCGCGTCCCCTTTGTCCTGGATGTGCTTCTTCCTGAG GCCATCATCTATGCCATAGCTGGAGTGGACAATGTCACGGTTAAAAAGGCAGAAGAAAAGTACCTAAAAGGACGATGTATAAGTAACAG ggAAAGGCAGGAGTTTGATTTGATGATTGAACAGCAGATGAGGAAAAAATCAAAGCGCCAGAGGACGTCTGTTGCGCTATTCTCCGATCCCATCAGTTAG